A window of Pirellulales bacterium contains these coding sequences:
- a CDS encoding response regulator: protein MADFNVFVVDDDPAARESVAALVGSHDLAAQTFASAAEFLAAYEPRQPGCLVVDVRMTGMTGLELQQELTARGYTIPVIVITGFADVPTAVRAMRAGAVTFLEKPCSDKELWASIETALQWESRAMRQRTQREEILARRATLTPAEVLVLGRLLAGHANKTIAAELDLGLRTVELRRATIMKKMEANSLAELVRMILSIENPPEPSA from the coding sequence ATGGCTGACTTCAACGTGTTTGTCGTCGACGACGACCCGGCGGCACGGGAATCGGTCGCCGCGCTTGTCGGTTCGCATGATTTGGCGGCGCAAACATTCGCCTCCGCAGCGGAGTTCCTGGCCGCCTACGAGCCCAGGCAGCCCGGATGCCTGGTCGTCGACGTTCGCATGACCGGAATGACGGGCCTGGAATTGCAACAAGAATTGACCGCCCGCGGCTACACGATTCCCGTGATCGTCATCACCGGGTTTGCCGACGTTCCAACCGCGGTCCGGGCGATGCGAGCCGGGGCTGTGACATTCCTCGAAAAGCCTTGTTCCGACAAGGAACTTTGGGCTAGCATCGAGACGGCGCTGCAATGGGAAAGCCGCGCCATGCGGCAGCGCACCCAGCGTGAAGAAATCTTGGCTCGCCGCGCCACGCTGACTCCTGCAGAAGTGCTCGTCCTCGGGCGGCTCTTGGCGGGCCATGCCAACAAGACGATCGCGGCCGAACTCGATCTTGGCCTGCGCACCGTCGAGCTCCGCCGCGCGACGATCATGAAAAAGATGGAAGCCAATTCGCTGGCCGAACTGGTCCGCATGATTCTTTCGATCGAGAATCCGCCGGAGCCATCGGCTTGA
- a CDS encoding PAS domain S-box protein has protein sequence MSSQSALDLKLLICEDREDDVELIVRELQRAGIAPRWCAVDTEPQYVSALDDHDMPQIILADYSMPAFSALRALQLLRQRQLDIPFIVVTGAISEETAVQCIKEGADDYLIKDRLARLAPAILHALEEKRLRDENRFAEAALRQSEKRYRSLVEYSPDAVLVVAQDGRIAYLNDTFARLVGAAERKELLGREFLDLVHGEHRAQVVRRIRQMLDQGLPTALMEQQLVRLDGGMVEVEVAGIPCIYDGQPAIQRIVRDITERRQAQEEARQRMAQLTHVTRLTTMGELVSELAHEINQPLYAISNFAEACLNRLRGGSVDHAELFSWIEKIATQANRAGEILRRVGQFLRKSPPRQIAVNINTLIDGVLELLQFDLRQGQVALKRDFTEPLPPVKVDSVQIEQVLVNLIRNAIEAMGANSRADRPLLVRTGLLDCNLIRVAVCDAGRGVDPAQKARLFEPFFTTKSDGMGMGLAISHSIVQAHGGTLEAISNPDRGLTFLFTLPILAE, from the coding sequence CCGCGAATTGCAACGTGCCGGGATCGCGCCGCGATGGTGCGCTGTCGACACCGAGCCGCAATACGTGAGTGCGCTCGACGACCACGACATGCCGCAGATCATTTTGGCCGACTACAGCATGCCGGCGTTCAGCGCGTTGCGTGCGTTGCAATTGTTGCGGCAACGGCAGTTGGACATACCGTTTATCGTTGTCACCGGCGCCATCAGTGAAGAAACCGCGGTGCAATGTATCAAGGAAGGCGCCGACGACTATCTGATTAAGGATCGTCTTGCCCGGTTAGCTCCGGCCATCTTGCACGCTCTAGAAGAAAAGCGGTTGCGCGACGAGAATCGTTTTGCCGAGGCCGCGTTGCGGCAAAGCGAGAAGCGCTATCGCAGCCTCGTGGAGTATTCGCCGGACGCGGTGCTGGTCGTCGCGCAAGACGGCCGCATCGCTTATCTGAACGACACTTTCGCCCGGCTGGTCGGCGCGGCCGAACGAAAGGAACTGCTCGGCCGGGAATTCCTCGACTTGGTGCATGGGGAGCATCGAGCCCAAGTGGTGCGCCGTATCCGTCAGATGCTCGACCAAGGGCTGCCGACTGCGCTCATGGAGCAGCAACTCGTCCGATTGGACGGCGGAATGGTCGAAGTCGAAGTCGCCGGGATTCCGTGTATTTACGATGGCCAACCGGCCATTCAGCGGATCGTACGAGACATAACCGAACGCCGCCAGGCGCAGGAAGAAGCCCGGCAGCGCATGGCGCAGCTGACCCATGTCACGCGCCTGACCACGATGGGCGAACTCGTGTCGGAATTGGCGCACGAAATCAACCAGCCGCTCTATGCGATCTCGAATTTCGCCGAGGCTTGTTTGAACCGGTTGCGCGGGGGAAGTGTCGATCATGCGGAGCTTTTTTCATGGATCGAAAAGATCGCCACGCAGGCCAATCGAGCGGGAGAGATCTTGCGCCGCGTCGGTCAATTCCTCCGCAAATCGCCCCCACGGCAAATCGCCGTCAACATCAACACCCTGATCGACGGCGTGCTCGAACTCTTGCAATTCGACCTCCGGCAGGGGCAGGTGGCGCTAAAACGCGACTTCACGGAACCGCTGCCGCCGGTGAAAGTAGATTCAGTTCAGATCGAGCAGGTGCTCGTGAATCTGATTCGCAACGCGATCGAAGCCATGGGAGCGAACTCGCGGGCCGATCGGCCGCTTCTGGTGCGCACCGGATTGCTCGATTGTAATTTGATTCGTGTCGCCGTTTGCGACGCCGGCCGCGGTGTCGACCCCGCCCAGAAGGCGCGACTCTTCGAGCCGTTTTTCACCACGAAATCAGACGGCATGGGCATGGGCTTGGCCATCAGCCATTCGATCGTCCAAGCCCATGGCGGCACGCTGGAAGCAATCTCAAACCCCGACCGCGGATTGACGTTCCTATTCACGCTGCCTATTCTTGCCGAGTAG